The Nocardia vinacea genome contains the following window.
GCTCGATGTGGCGCGGCGCGCTGCCCGGTGTGCCCTCGCTGTTGTGGAGTGCGCTGACGACGTTCAAGCCCGGCTACAACCCGGAATCCGTCGGTTCGACCGCGCAGGCGGTGGCGTATCTGGCCAAATCGCCCGCGGCCCAGGCGGTTGCGTCTTGAACTGGCGACCGATGCCGCAGCAGCGGCCGGCCGATCTGTTCGGTAAACGCGAGCAGGATCGGGCGGTGCGGGTGCTCGACGCGGTTGCCTCGGCGCGGCTGCGGTGGACCGCGATCATCAACCGCCGGGATCTGTCACCGCGCGCCGATGATCACCGGCTTTCGCTGGTGGTGACCGGTCGACGCATCGAGGCGCACGACCAGGATGTGGTGAGCCTGCGGCTGGAATCGCCGGACGCGCGTGAACTTCCGCCGTGGCGACCGGGCGCGCATCTCGATCTGGAGTTGCCTTCGGGTCGGTTGCGGCAGTACTCGCTGTGCGGTGATCCGGCCGATACCCGCGCGTATCGGATTGCGGTGCGCCGCATTTCCGATGGCGGCGGCGGTTCGGTGGAGGTGCACGACGAGCTGCCGGTCGGATCGCGCATTGTGGTTCGTGGTCCGCGCAATGCGTTCCCGTTCGCGGTGCCCGGTCGCGGATCGCCCGCCGCCCGTTTGCATTTCATCGCGGGCGGGATCGGGATCACGCCGATTCTGCCAATGGCGCGGTTGGCGATGCGGCTCGGGATCGACTGGTCGATGGTGTACACCGGGCGCAATCGCGACACGATTCCGTTTCTCGACGAGATCGCTGGATTCGGGGATCGGGTCACCGTGCGCACCGATGACGAACACGGATTGCCCGACGCCGCAACGCTACTCGCTGGGGTCACCTCTGATACCGCGGTGTACTGCTGCGGCCCGGTCCCGATGACGACCGCCGTCGCGGATGCGGTACGCGAAATGCCCGGCGTCGAACTGCATTCCGAGCGATTTTCGCCACCGCCGATCGTCAACGGTGTCGCATTCGCGATCGAATTCGCCTCCACCGGTGAAGTTGTCGAGGTGGCAGCGGATGAGTCGGCGCTGGAGACGATTCTGCGGAGTCGCCCGGATCGA
Protein-coding sequences here:
- a CDS encoding PDR/VanB family oxidoreductase, which gives rise to MPQQRPADLFGKREQDRAVRVLDAVASARLRWTAIINRRDLSPRADDHRLSLVVTGRRIEAHDQDVVSLRLESPDARELPPWRPGAHLDLELPSGRLRQYSLCGDPADTRAYRIAVRRISDGGGGSVEVHDELPVGSRIVVRGPRNAFPFAVPGRGSPAARLHFIAGGIGITPILPMARLAMRLGIDWSMVYTGRNRDTIPFLDEIAGFGDRVTVRTDDEHGLPDAATLLAGVTSDTAVYCCGPVPMTTAVADAVREMPGVELHSERFSPPPIVNGVAFAIEFASTGEVVEVAADESALETILRSRPDRPYSCRQGFCRTCKVRVLSGEPEHRESVLTAAEHEAGEMLVCVSRSRGGRLVLDL